The Neoarius graeffei isolate fNeoGra1 chromosome 12, fNeoGra1.pri, whole genome shotgun sequence genome window below encodes:
- the LOC132895189 gene encoding macrophage mannose receptor 1-like translates to MFHLLLLLGFFSLAVCLPRQYHFINEKKTWAEAQRYCREKYTDLATIDTIEDMSSLLNTVTGSYLGSAWIVNNNKESLAGDDILETEIWNSRRSWIGLYNDLNSWKWSLNDDSFYKEGERSFRNWYIQKPMNWNENELCVTFVTYSELWTETSCSNMHPFICFDGKANASERYVLVTQNMNWTEAQSYCREHYTDLTSVRNDTENQKIGSLFSPYDSGYNTVWIGLYRTRSWSDKSNSSFRNWKPGQPDNYRQNESCTAVAFNDSGKWTDENCSQVLPFLCYITTTSKSTSSRQYYLINQKKTWTEAQRYCREKYTDLATIDNMEDMSTLLNTVNDSYSGLAWIGLYDDLDSWRWSLDDDAYYQEGEREFRGWYQQPDNFNGQELCVSMSPTGEWFDQPCTTIKAFVCYNSKNGSKNLYVGIYYKMTWEEAQKFCRANHTDLASVRNETELQQILSVTNGSEVWIGLYRSQLWSDQSNLSFTYWRPEKGEWFETITEYFIKVHRNQRCAAMDLSGHWTYENCFTSFPFICYTTFNTGAMMRLQVKIKANGNLFYPEIKRLVLMKLRQELKRQEISRDFILNVRNIQKLGPDVLFEEVHSIEREPHK, encoded by the exons ATGTTTCATCTTTTGCTGCTCTTAG GGTTTTTCAGCCTCGCCGTCTGTCTCCCTCGTCAGTATCACTTCATTAATGAGAAGAAGACCTGGGCTGAAGCACAGAGATACTGCAGAGAGAAGTACACTGATCTGGCTACCATTGATACCATAGAGGACATGAGCTCACTCCTTAACACAGTAACTGGCAGCTACTTAGGTTCAGCCTGGATTGTTAATAACAATAAGGAGAGTTTAGCTGGTGATGATATACTGGAAACAGAGATCTGGAACAGCAGGAGAAGCTGGATTGGACTGTATAATGATCTGAACAGCTGGAAATGGTCTCTGAATGATGATTCTTTCtacaaagagggagagagaagctTTAGAAACTGGTATATACAGAAGCCGATGAACTGGAACGAAAACGAATTATGTGTAACCTTTGTAACTTATTCTGAACTATGGACAGAGACCTCTTGCTCTAATATGCATCCATTCATTTGCTTTGATG GTAAGGCGAATGCCAGTGAAAGATATGTCCTGGTTACTCAGAACATGAACTGGACTGAAGCTCAGAGTTACTGCAGAGAGCATTATACAGATCTGACCAGTGTGAGGAATGACACGGAGAACCAGAAAATTGGATCATTATTTTCTCCTTATGATTCTGGATACAATACTGTATGGATCGGCCTGTACAGAACCAGGTCTTGGTCAGACAAAAGCAACTCCTCTTTCAGAAACTGGAAACCTGGACAACCAGATAATTACAGACAGAATGAATCCTGTACTGCTGTGGCATTTAATGATTCCgggaaatggacggatgaaaactGCAGTCAAGTTTTGCCATTCCTCTGTTACATTA CaacaacatcaaaatcaacatCCTCTCGTCAATATTATCTAATTAATCAGAAGAAGACCTGGACTGAAGCGCAGAGATACTGCAGAGAGAAGTACACTGACCTGGCTACCATTGATAACATGGAGGACATGAGCACACTCCTTAACACAGTAAATGACAGCTACTCAGGTTTAGCCTGGATTGGACTGTATGATGATCTGGACAGCTGGAGATGGTCTCTGGATGATGATGCTTACTACCAGGAAGGGGAAAGAGAGTTCAGAGGATGGTACCAGCAACCTGATAACTTCAATGGACAAGAGCTGTGTGTGTCCATGAGCCCAACAGGGGAATGGTTTGATCAGCCTTGTACTACTATAAAGGCATTTGTTTGCTATAATAGTAAGAATG GTTCAAAGAATTTATATGTGGGGATTTATTACAAAATGACTTGGGAAGAAGCTCAGAAATTCTGTCGAGCAAATCACACAGACCTGGCCAGTGTGAGGAATGAGACTGAACTTCAGCAGATACTCAGTGTCACAAATGGCTCTGAGGTATGGATCGGTCTGTATAGGAGCCAATTATGGTCCGATCAGAGCAACTTGAGTTTTACATATTGGAGACCAGAAAAAGGAGAATGGTTTGAAACGATTACAGAGTATTTCATTAAAGTTCACCGAAATCAGCGCTGCGCAGCTATGGATCTTTCTGGCCACTGGACATATGAAAACTGCTTTACCAGTTTTCCTTTCATCTGCTACACCA CTTTCAACACAG GTGCTATGATGAGACTGCAagttaaaatcaaagctaatggaAATCTCTTCTATCCAGAGATCAAAAGATTGGTTTTGATGAAA CTTCGACAAGAATTGAAGAGACAAGAAATTTCAAGGGACTTCATTTTGAATGTGAGAAACATTCAGAAGCTTGGTCCAGATGTGCTTTTCGAGGAAGTCCATTCTATTGAGAGAGAACCACACAaatga